From the genome of Cinclus cinclus chromosome 12, bCinCin1.1, whole genome shotgun sequence, one region includes:
- the PSMD6 gene encoding 26S proteasome non-ATPase regulatory subunit 6 isoform X2 yields the protein MPLENLEEEDMAPYYEALCKSLEWQMDTDLLNKMKKANEEELKRLDNELEDAEKILGESEIRDAMMAKAEYLCRIGDKEGALTAFRKTYDKTVALGHRLDIVFYLLRIGLFYMDNDLITRNIEKAKSLIEEGGDWDRRNRLKVYQGLYCVAIRDFKQAAELFLDTVSTFTSYELMDYKTFVTYTVYVSMIALDRPDLREKVIKGAEILEALHSLPAVRQYLFSLYECRYAAFFQSLAIVEQEMKKDWLFAPHYRYYVREMRIHAYSQLLESYRSLTLGYMAEAFGVSVEFIDQELSRFIAAGRLHCKIDKVNEIVETNRPDSKNWQYQETIKKGDLLLNRIQKLSRVINM from the exons ATGCCGCTGGAGAACCTGGAGGAAGA AGACATGGCTCCATACTATGAAGCCCTGTGCAAGTCTCTTGAGTGGCAGATGGACACAGATCTGCTGAACAAAATGAAGAAAGCCAATGAGGAGGAACTGAAACGTCTTGACAACGAATTAGAGGATGCGGAAAAGATCTTGGGGGAGAGCGAAATCCGGGATGCGATGATGGCCAAGGCTGAGTACCTGTGCAGGATTGGGGACAAG GAGGGAGCTCTGACTGCATTCCGTAAGACTTATGACAAAACTGTGGCCCTGGGACATCGCCTGGATATCGTGTTCTATCTGCTAAGGATTGGCTTGTTTTATATGGACAATGACCTCATCACACGGAACATTGAAAAGGCAAAAAG tcTAATAGAAGAAGGAGGAGACTGGGACAGAAGAAACCGTCTCAAGGTGTACCAGGGCCTTTACTGTGTAGCCATTCGAGACTTTAAACAAGCAGCAGAGCTCTTCCTTGATACAGTTTCCACATTTACATCCTATGAACTGATGGATTACAAAACCTTTGTAACATACACTGTCTATGTCAGCATGATTGCCCTGGACAGGCCTGACCTGAGAGAGAAG GTGATTAAAGGAGCAGAGATCCTGGAAGCCTTGCACAGCTTGCCAGCTGTACGGCAGTATCTCTTCTCTCTTTACGAATGTCGTTATGCAGCCTTTTTCCAGTCGCTAG CTATTGTAGAGCAAGAGATGAAGAAAGACTGGCTGTTTGCACCTCACTACCGATACTACGTACGGGAAATGAGAATCCACGCCTACAGCCAGCTCCTCGAGTCCTACCGGTCCTTGACGTTAGGGTACATGGCAGAAGCCTTTGGAGTCAGTGTAGAATTCATAGATCA gGAGCTTTCCAGATTTATTGCAGCTGGACGATTGCACTGCAAAATAGACAAAGTAAATGAGATTGTAGAAACTAACAG GCCTGATAGCAAGAATTGGCAGTACCAAGAAACCATCAAGAAAGGAGATTTGCTGCTAAACAGAATTCAGAAACTTTCCCGAGTAAttaatatgtaa
- the PSMD6 gene encoding 26S proteasome non-ATPase regulatory subunit 6 isoform X1: MPLENLEEEGLPKNPDLRIAQLRFLLSLRPRAPDPAARDELMAAVRLHNMAPYYEALCKSLEWQMDTDLLNKMKKANEEELKRLDNELEDAEKILGESEIRDAMMAKAEYLCRIGDKEGALTAFRKTYDKTVALGHRLDIVFYLLRIGLFYMDNDLITRNIEKAKSLIEEGGDWDRRNRLKVYQGLYCVAIRDFKQAAELFLDTVSTFTSYELMDYKTFVTYTVYVSMIALDRPDLREKVIKGAEILEALHSLPAVRQYLFSLYECRYAAFFQSLAIVEQEMKKDWLFAPHYRYYVREMRIHAYSQLLESYRSLTLGYMAEAFGVSVEFIDQELSRFIAAGRLHCKIDKVNEIVETNRPDSKNWQYQETIKKGDLLLNRIQKLSRVINM; the protein is encoded by the exons ATGCCGCTGGAGAACCTGGAGGAAGAGGGGCTGCCCAAGAACCCCGACCTCCGCATCGCCCAGCTCCGCTTCCTGCTCAGCCTGCGGCCCCGCGCGCCCGACCCCGCCGCGCGCGACGAGCTGATGGCGGCGGTGCGGCTGCACA ACATGGCTCCATACTATGAAGCCCTGTGCAAGTCTCTTGAGTGGCAGATGGACACAGATCTGCTGAACAAAATGAAGAAAGCCAATGAGGAGGAACTGAAACGTCTTGACAACGAATTAGAGGATGCGGAAAAGATCTTGGGGGAGAGCGAAATCCGGGATGCGATGATGGCCAAGGCTGAGTACCTGTGCAGGATTGGGGACAAG GAGGGAGCTCTGACTGCATTCCGTAAGACTTATGACAAAACTGTGGCCCTGGGACATCGCCTGGATATCGTGTTCTATCTGCTAAGGATTGGCTTGTTTTATATGGACAATGACCTCATCACACGGAACATTGAAAAGGCAAAAAG tcTAATAGAAGAAGGAGGAGACTGGGACAGAAGAAACCGTCTCAAGGTGTACCAGGGCCTTTACTGTGTAGCCATTCGAGACTTTAAACAAGCAGCAGAGCTCTTCCTTGATACAGTTTCCACATTTACATCCTATGAACTGATGGATTACAAAACCTTTGTAACATACACTGTCTATGTCAGCATGATTGCCCTGGACAGGCCTGACCTGAGAGAGAAG GTGATTAAAGGAGCAGAGATCCTGGAAGCCTTGCACAGCTTGCCAGCTGTACGGCAGTATCTCTTCTCTCTTTACGAATGTCGTTATGCAGCCTTTTTCCAGTCGCTAG CTATTGTAGAGCAAGAGATGAAGAAAGACTGGCTGTTTGCACCTCACTACCGATACTACGTACGGGAAATGAGAATCCACGCCTACAGCCAGCTCCTCGAGTCCTACCGGTCCTTGACGTTAGGGTACATGGCAGAAGCCTTTGGAGTCAGTGTAGAATTCATAGATCA gGAGCTTTCCAGATTTATTGCAGCTGGACGATTGCACTGCAAAATAGACAAAGTAAATGAGATTGTAGAAACTAACAG GCCTGATAGCAAGAATTGGCAGTACCAAGAAACCATCAAGAAAGGAGATTTGCTGCTAAACAGAATTCAGAAACTTTCCCGAGTAAttaatatgtaa